The following proteins are co-located in the Bathymodiolus thermophilus thioautotrophic gill symbiont genome:
- a CDS encoding efflux RND transporter permease subunit, with amino-acid sequence MDNLFNFFVKQKKLALVFTVSIIAVGLLAFNNIQRDQFPAVDFELVTIVTGYPGASPEDVEQNITNPIEDELSSVIGIEKFNSISRQGSSVILVTLSPDVDDVGALKQDIQNAVDRIKSLPAEVVDLPKVVDMKSSLQSILKVNINSNSLSFAQLRNNIDAIADELALVDGVSEVVKEGYLDREIQIRIDTDKLYQYKLSLPQVISAIQKRNQRYTVGSNNDIKNEKTIVVLAQFDQAQAVGDVIIKSSFDGPVVRLKDIATISDGNVEEKSIVRVNATKGFILKIRKQAHADIITTVDLIKEKLHALQAKKYPQVHIFYSSDSSKYVRNRLEIVTNNGIIGLLLVLVVLGVFLSLKTAFWVAVSLPVSLLGSVALLGVAGETINLISLAAMILVLGIVVDDSIIVAESIHHHKQTGKDKYHSAVTGFKRVIMPVITTILTTVLAFSSMFLMEGTMGKFIYVIPLVVIFALTLSFLEVTIALPAHLAGLSEKPQKKNWFNAIEDWFEKVLKGILKIRYLIVIGFLALLGASIFFAATQMRLTLFPTVGADIITAKLKMPPGSSLQYTASVSHKVEALIKDVVGVDLDSLTNNVGQSFSHVANFSIALVPSSKRKIQAKEQLQRLKARATEVVEAENLTFSVRRPGPPQGEDIEIQLVSDNDDQRQTAANALVEILKQIKGVDNIDRDDEPSKSRIEVVLDFEKMARLNVDFVTVNRYLKATFGGINVTDIRYGDTDVDFRIYLGEPKQSEAVISTLKINNRQSRPVPLKQFSHIRHIVGEPDFNHFDGQRSVKISASIDDEVASTPVVIKQVLKSFDADNLYPAVRVLSEGGAKESKKSMQSFLKAFVMAIFVIFFLLILLFDSYTQPLLVLSAIPFSVIGVIWAFFLHGEPLSFFALLGTLALVGVIVNDSLVMVTHLNYLKQKLSATTPALEWIVQGAKDRLRAVILTSLTTLAGIIPLAYGIGGTDFILKPMALSLGYGLLFGTVMTLILLPCLYLMNFQFVNWITKFSKK; translated from the coding sequence ATGGATAATCTTTTTAATTTTTTTGTTAAGCAAAAAAAACTGGCACTGGTTTTTACCGTAAGTATTATTGCGGTTGGCTTGTTGGCGTTTAACAATATTCAGAGAGACCAGTTTCCAGCGGTTGATTTTGAATTGGTAACCATTGTTACTGGTTATCCAGGTGCATCTCCTGAAGATGTTGAGCAAAATATCACCAATCCAATTGAGGATGAATTAAGCAGTGTAATAGGAATTGAAAAATTTAACTCCATTTCTCGCCAAGGGTCTTCTGTTATTTTGGTAACGCTGTCGCCCGATGTGGATGATGTTGGTGCGTTAAAACAAGACATTCAAAATGCGGTTGACCGAATTAAATCACTACCAGCTGAGGTGGTGGATTTGCCTAAAGTGGTGGACATGAAAAGTTCATTGCAAAGCATTTTAAAAGTTAATATCAACAGTAACAGTCTATCTTTTGCCCAATTGCGCAACAACATTGATGCAATTGCTGATGAATTAGCGTTGGTTGATGGGGTTTCTGAGGTGGTCAAAGAAGGGTATTTAGACCGTGAAATTCAGATACGCATTGACACCGATAAATTGTATCAATATAAATTGTCTTTGCCACAAGTGATCAGTGCAATTCAGAAGCGTAATCAGCGTTATACCGTTGGTAGTAATAATGATATCAAGAATGAGAAAACCATTGTAGTGCTGGCACAATTTGACCAAGCACAAGCAGTGGGGGATGTGATCATAAAATCAAGTTTTGACGGCCCAGTAGTGCGGTTAAAAGACATTGCTACTATTAGTGATGGCAATGTTGAGGAAAAATCAATTGTACGCGTTAACGCCACCAAGGGGTTTATTTTAAAAATTCGTAAGCAAGCACATGCCGATATTATTACCACAGTTGATTTAATCAAAGAAAAACTACACGCATTGCAAGCGAAAAAATATCCGCAAGTACACATTTTTTACTCCTCTGATTCGTCTAAATATGTGCGCAATAGATTGGAGATTGTGACCAACAACGGCATAATTGGATTGTTGTTGGTATTGGTGGTATTGGGGGTGTTTTTGTCACTAAAAACAGCGTTTTGGGTGGCAGTGAGTTTGCCTGTGTCGTTACTGGGTTCGGTGGCGTTATTAGGGGTGGCAGGCGAGACGATTAATTTGATATCACTGGCAGCAATGATTTTGGTGCTGGGCATTGTGGTGGATGATTCCATTATTGTGGCAGAGAGTATCCATCATCACAAGCAAACAGGCAAGGATAAGTATCATTCTGCTGTAACTGGTTTTAAACGGGTTATCATGCCAGTTATCACCACCATATTGACCACGGTTTTGGCATTTTCATCTATGTTTTTAATGGAAGGGACAATGGGCAAGTTTATTTATGTCATTCCATTGGTGGTAATTTTTGCCTTAACTTTGTCTTTTTTAGAAGTAACGATTGCTTTACCTGCACATCTTGCTGGTTTGAGCGAAAAACCTCAAAAGAAAAATTGGTTTAATGCAATTGAAGACTGGTTTGAAAAAGTGCTTAAGGGGATCTTAAAAATACGCTATTTAATAGTAATAGGATTTCTTGCATTATTGGGGGCATCGATTTTTTTCGCTGCAACACAAATGCGCCTTACTTTATTTCCAACAGTAGGTGCTGATATTATTACTGCAAAACTCAAGATGCCACCGGGCAGTTCGTTGCAATATACGGCAAGTGTGAGTCATAAAGTTGAGGCGTTAATTAAGGATGTGGTTGGCGTAGATTTGGATTCTTTAACTAATAATGTCGGTCAATCGTTTTCTCATGTGGCAAATTTTAGCATTGCTTTGGTACCGAGTAGTAAGCGAAAAATTCAAGCTAAGGAACAACTTCAACGCTTAAAAGCACGCGCTACAGAGGTTGTTGAAGCGGAAAATCTCACTTTTTCCGTGCGTCGCCCTGGTCCACCACAAGGTGAAGATATTGAAATTCAGTTGGTGAGTGATAATGATGACCAGCGTCAAACTGCTGCAAATGCTTTGGTTGAAATTCTTAAGCAAATAAAGGGTGTGGACAATATTGATAGAGACGATGAGCCAAGTAAATCACGCATTGAAGTGGTATTGGATTTTGAAAAAATGGCAAGGCTGAATGTGGATTTTGTTACAGTTAATCGCTATTTAAAAGCCACCTTTGGCGGTATTAATGTGACGGATATTCGTTATGGCGATACCGATGTTGATTTTAGGATTTATTTAGGTGAGCCGAAACAATCAGAGGCAGTTATCAGCACACTTAAAATTAATAACCGCCAGTCTAGGCCTGTGCCGCTTAAGCAATTTTCCCATATTCGCCATATTGTTGGCGAGCCTGATTTTAACCATTTTGATGGACAACGCTCGGTAAAAATCAGCGCCAGTATTGATGATGAAGTTGCCAGTACGCCCGTGGTTATTAAGCAGGTTCTCAAGTCATTTGATGCCGATAATTTATATCCTGCTGTTCGAGTTTTGAGCGAAGGTGGCGCGAAAGAGTCAAAAAAATCAATGCAAAGTTTCCTAAAGGCATTTGTTATGGCTATTTTCGTCATTTTCTTTTTGTTAATTTTGTTATTTGATTCTTATACCCAGCCGTTATTGGTGCTTAGTGCTATTCCTTTCTCAGTTATTGGTGTCATTTGGGCGTTCTTTTTACACGGCGAGCCACTGAGTTTCTTCGCATTGCTAGGCACTCTGGCATTGGTTGGGGTGATTGTGAATGATTCTTTGGTGATGGTTACTCATTTAAATTATTTGAAACAGAAATTATCTGCCACCACGCCAGCACTTGAATGGATTGTTCAAGGTGCAAAAGACCGCTTGCGCGCAGTAATACTCACCAGTTTAACCACTTTGGCAGGCATCATTCCTTTGGCTTACGGTATCGGTGGCACAGATTTTATTTTAAAACCAATGGCATTGTCTTTGGGTTATGGCTTATTATTCGGCACAGTAATGACGCTTATTTTGTTGCCGTGTCTTTATTTAATGAATTTTCAATTTGTGAATTGGATAACTAAATTTAGCAAAAAATAA